The following coding sequences lie in one Novipirellula aureliae genomic window:
- the xerC gene encoding tyrosine recombinase XerC: MQRAIAQFLQYLATERNASDLTIKAYREDLFGLVEWLSTTRGNVPHPGSLTPQDLRPFQAALQEAGYARTTIARKLASLRSFYRFAMRQGIATSNPAKPLRNPRRQRKLPHVLNNEEVGALLLAPPAKETAGLRDRAMLETMYSAGLRVSELVAMRDGDMDLDEQIVRVRGKGRKERMSPLGSYAIKAIVAYRKRRVRDPQVELLGRQGPVFVNRFGKILTTRSVGRMLDKYIARVGLDTRTSPHTLRHSFATHLLDRGADIRSVQELLGHKSLATTQIYTHVSAANLLAIYEKAHPRAS, from the coding sequence ATGCAGCGAGCGATCGCCCAATTTTTGCAGTACCTTGCAACCGAGCGGAATGCGTCCGATTTGACGATCAAAGCATATCGCGAGGATTTATTTGGACTCGTCGAGTGGCTCTCGACGACCCGTGGCAACGTCCCCCATCCTGGCTCGCTTACCCCGCAAGATTTGCGCCCGTTTCAGGCGGCGTTACAGGAAGCGGGGTATGCTCGAACGACGATTGCCCGAAAACTCGCATCGCTGCGTAGTTTCTACCGCTTTGCGATGCGTCAAGGAATCGCGACGTCCAACCCGGCGAAGCCACTTCGCAACCCGCGTCGCCAACGTAAGTTGCCACACGTGCTGAACAACGAAGAGGTTGGCGCATTGTTGCTAGCACCGCCAGCGAAAGAGACGGCGGGGCTTCGCGATCGGGCGATGTTAGAGACGATGTATTCGGCAGGGCTGCGTGTCAGTGAATTGGTGGCGATGCGTGATGGCGACATGGACTTGGACGAGCAAATCGTGCGAGTGCGTGGAAAAGGTCGCAAAGAGCGCATGAGTCCGCTTGGGTCCTATGCCATCAAAGCGATTGTCGCCTACCGAAAACGTCGCGTTCGCGATCCTCAAGTTGAATTGCTTGGTCGTCAGGGCCCGGTGTTCGTCAATCGTTTTGGCAAGATTTTGACAACGCGAAGTGTTGGACGAATGCTCGATAAGTACATCGCTCGGGTAGGTTTGGATACCCGTACGAGTCCGCATACGCTGAGGCACAGTTTTGCAACGCACCTGCTCGACCGCGGTGCGGATATTCGCAGCGTCCAAGAATTACTCGGCCATAAAAGTTTGGCGACGACGCAAATCTACACACATGTCAGTGCCGCCAACTTGTTGGCTATCTATGAGAAAGCACATCCGCGGGCGAGTTGA
- a CDS encoding DUF6288 domain-containing protein produces the protein MKNFQTAFLFFALMAAAPVSQNIAWGDQDPKPPASLLDFTKGDQVPKVAAHDWTLGPIGARGWCQAGGKRAEGDTSESRQILITKVSPNGPSANQLRPGDVIVGVNHTRFDSDARLAFARSIEPAESSNGRLDLEVFRDGDVETVTIVLPKLPAFADTAPFRCRKSELILRAGCQGIYRRGLGRPSLPSHLNALALLASGEPGYHKMLIAYAHDTVAKPLAPNSSLPCWSFSFTNLFLCEYYLASKDQTVLKEIQRLTEYLVRGQGPLGTWGHSFVDTSRDRLIGYGAVNAVGLPCAISLVLARECGVKVDGLDESISLSADFFRRHVNLGAIPYGDGPPNLQYGHDDNGKNSAAAILFSLLGDEQATNYYVRTALASYGIDREQGHTGNFFNMFWSLPAVSLAGPKATGAWLDEFGWYYDLARDHELRFPYQGYPKQRPGNAYSNWDCPGAYLLHFSTPLKKLRITGKNVKEPPSFTSAEIAETIAAGKVDYGNADRKVLEELLASWSPIVRNKSETELRRRKIAPTVPSRLTSRDPIERIAALRASSNFAACSRLLEDRDVTVRIAAFEALARINRQAAWLAAVQHLAKHENEEPVFTQAIGSMFFPISIRPAAAGKLLAAPSDRRAAGIAIKRLLNDEDCLVSSRVAIGLPALPDNELVALLPLIYEKAKHGSIGNVMFSNKLRISCAEILTKLKLKEGAEVSAMLLADTSWGKVNRMPQAAKLLKSYAGHGKPYLEPLRQTAKGLTSSGDAKWRDLINDTIRSIEEAPEPSGTLRSLDSI, from the coding sequence ATGAAGAATTTCCAAACAGCTTTTTTGTTTTTCGCCTTGATGGCGGCTGCCCCGGTATCTCAAAATATTGCCTGGGGGGACCAAGACCCCAAACCTCCCGCTTCGCTTTTGGATTTCACCAAAGGTGACCAAGTGCCAAAAGTGGCGGCGCACGATTGGACGCTGGGTCCAATCGGTGCGCGAGGGTGGTGCCAAGCTGGCGGCAAAAGGGCGGAGGGCGATACCTCCGAATCGAGGCAAATCTTGATTACAAAGGTTAGCCCAAACGGCCCATCGGCGAATCAACTTAGGCCGGGCGACGTGATTGTGGGCGTGAATCATACCCGGTTCGATTCGGATGCCCGACTGGCCTTTGCTCGCAGCATCGAACCCGCCGAATCATCCAACGGCAGATTGGACTTGGAGGTTTTTCGCGATGGCGATGTCGAAACGGTGACCATCGTTTTGCCAAAACTGCCAGCATTTGCCGATACGGCGCCCTTTCGTTGTCGCAAGTCGGAGTTGATTTTGCGTGCCGGTTGCCAAGGGATTTATCGTCGTGGACTGGGACGACCTTCGCTCCCGAGCCATCTCAACGCCTTGGCATTGTTGGCCAGTGGCGAACCAGGCTATCACAAGATGCTGATTGCCTATGCTCATGACACCGTCGCTAAACCGCTCGCCCCCAACTCGTCATTGCCTTGTTGGTCATTCTCGTTCACCAATCTGTTTTTATGCGAGTACTATCTGGCCAGTAAGGATCAAACGGTACTCAAGGAAATCCAACGTTTGACGGAGTATCTGGTCCGAGGCCAAGGGCCGTTGGGCACTTGGGGGCACAGTTTCGTGGACACCAGCCGTGATCGGTTGATCGGATATGGAGCGGTCAATGCGGTCGGATTACCGTGTGCAATCTCCTTGGTATTGGCTCGAGAATGCGGGGTCAAGGTGGATGGATTGGACGAGAGCATTTCACTTAGTGCCGACTTTTTTCGCCGTCACGTCAATTTGGGAGCGATCCCCTACGGTGACGGGCCGCCCAACTTGCAATACGGCCACGACGACAACGGCAAGAACTCTGCGGCAGCGATCCTATTTAGTCTGCTCGGCGACGAACAGGCAACCAACTATTACGTTCGCACCGCGTTGGCTTCCTACGGAATCGACCGCGAGCAGGGGCACACGGGGAATTTCTTTAACATGTTTTGGTCATTGCCAGCGGTTTCACTCGCAGGTCCAAAAGCGACCGGCGCATGGCTGGACGAATTCGGCTGGTATTACGATTTAGCCCGAGACCATGAACTTCGCTTTCCGTACCAGGGATATCCAAAACAACGTCCCGGCAACGCCTATTCGAACTGGGATTGCCCGGGAGCCTATCTGCTTCACTTCTCCACCCCTCTGAAGAAACTGCGAATCACCGGAAAGAATGTCAAAGAGCCCCCCTCCTTTACCAGTGCCGAAATCGCGGAAACGATCGCCGCTGGGAAAGTGGATTACGGCAATGCCGATCGCAAAGTCTTGGAAGAACTGCTCGCTTCCTGGTCACCGATTGTGCGAAACAAGAGTGAGACCGAACTACGCCGTCGCAAGATCGCTCCCACCGTACCAAGTCGACTCACGTCGCGAGACCCAATCGAACGAATCGCGGCTCTTCGTGCGTCAAGCAACTTTGCTGCCTGTTCCCGATTGCTTGAAGATCGTGACGTCACCGTTCGAATCGCTGCCTTTGAGGCACTCGCCCGGATCAATCGACAAGCCGCATGGCTAGCTGCGGTACAGCATTTGGCAAAGCATGAGAACGAAGAGCCCGTATTCACCCAGGCGATCGGCAGTATGTTTTTTCCAATCAGTATTCGACCTGCTGCAGCAGGAAAATTGCTAGCCGCACCCAGCGACCGGCGGGCAGCAGGTATCGCGATCAAGCGATTACTTAATGACGAAGATTGCCTCGTTTCGTCGCGCGTCGCGATTGGATTGCCTGCTTTACCCGACAACGAATTGGTCGCTCTGTTGCCACTCATCTATGAGAAAGCTAAGCACGGCTCGATCGGAAACGTTATGTTTAGCAACAAACTACGAATATCCTGTGCGGAAATACTCACGAAATTGAAACTTAAGGAAGGGGCGGAAGTCTCGGCAATGCTATTGGCTGATACCTCTTGGGGCAAAGTGAACCGAATGCCACAAGCTGCGAAACTACTAAAATCCTACGCTGGACATGGCAAGCCCTATTTGGAGCCACTACGCCAGACCGCCAAGGGACTGACCAGTAGCGGGGACGCCAAATGGCGAGATCTTATCAACGATACCATTCGTTCGATTGAAGAGGCCCCCGAGCCAAGCGGCACCCTCCGCTCGCTCGATTCCATCTGA
- a CDS encoding sialate O-acetylesterase: MTIIRPLCIVALFLTCFAPLTYGQRQATVEEQRQQGLLQKQSDDKTPALRLAGVFGSKMVLQQQTDAPIWGMAKPGEPVWVSGSWNQAISKTTANASGRWQTTLKTPAAGDTPYNVVVKAGSDTVKLDDVLIGEVWICSGQSNMQWKMRGFGPTYFGEAVAKANQPTIRYCEVPQALALEAQDDVQTRWSVCNPKTVLTYSAVAYFFANRLQKDLNVPIGLISTNWGGSPAEAWVREEIIASDFPEFDETRKQYPALMKEFGVVHARSAKMPKGIKHGLPSVLYNNMIHPLVPFAFRGVIWYQGESNVEKPAQYQKLFPALIESWREEWNQGDFPFYFVQIAPFKYGYTKVPAALLREAQLKTLSVPNTGMVVTMDIGDETNIHPKEKRPVGERLALIALARDYGRKGLVYSGPIYKGHQIVSDQIQIQFQHVGSGLASRDGKPLSHFTIAGKDNVFVPAEAVIQGDSIFVHSDQVQHPTNVRFAWGNADRPNLMNREGLPASSFRTDNLSTHLGNGIE, encoded by the coding sequence ATGACAATCATCCGTCCATTGTGCATCGTTGCTCTTTTCCTCACGTGTTTTGCTCCGTTGACGTACGGCCAACGCCAAGCCACTGTCGAGGAACAACGCCAACAAGGCTTGCTGCAGAAGCAATCCGACGACAAAACACCCGCACTTCGCTTGGCGGGCGTGTTTGGAAGCAAGATGGTGCTGCAGCAGCAAACGGATGCTCCGATTTGGGGAATGGCCAAACCCGGAGAACCTGTTTGGGTGTCTGGTTCTTGGAACCAAGCGATTTCAAAAACCACCGCCAACGCAAGTGGCCGATGGCAAACCACACTCAAGACGCCCGCAGCAGGAGATACCCCCTACAATGTTGTCGTCAAGGCAGGATCCGATACGGTAAAGCTTGACGACGTTCTCATAGGCGAAGTTTGGATCTGCTCGGGGCAATCCAATATGCAGTGGAAAATGAGAGGTTTCGGCCCTACCTATTTTGGCGAAGCCGTCGCGAAGGCGAACCAGCCTACCATTCGTTACTGCGAAGTTCCCCAAGCCCTAGCATTGGAGGCACAGGACGATGTGCAAACGCGTTGGTCCGTATGCAACCCGAAAACGGTTTTGACTTACAGCGCCGTCGCCTACTTCTTTGCCAACCGATTGCAGAAGGATTTGAATGTGCCGATCGGATTGATTTCAACCAATTGGGGCGGCTCACCAGCAGAAGCTTGGGTCCGCGAAGAGATTATCGCAAGCGATTTCCCTGAGTTTGATGAGACTCGCAAACAATACCCCGCGTTGATGAAAGAGTTTGGAGTCGTTCATGCTCGATCCGCCAAAATGCCAAAAGGTATCAAGCATGGCTTGCCATCGGTTCTATACAATAACATGATCCACCCTTTGGTTCCCTTTGCTTTCCGCGGCGTGATTTGGTACCAAGGTGAATCGAACGTGGAAAAGCCTGCCCAGTATCAAAAACTTTTCCCAGCCCTGATCGAAAGTTGGCGAGAGGAATGGAATCAAGGTGACTTTCCATTTTACTTCGTTCAAATCGCCCCTTTCAAGTACGGCTACACAAAAGTTCCTGCCGCTCTCCTTCGCGAAGCTCAATTGAAAACCCTCTCGGTCCCCAACACCGGCATGGTTGTCACCATGGACATCGGTGACGAAACCAATATCCATCCAAAAGAAAAGAGACCCGTGGGTGAGCGGTTAGCCTTGATTGCGCTGGCGAGAGATTACGGCCGTAAGGGACTCGTGTACTCGGGACCAATCTACAAGGGACACCAAATCGTTTCGGACCAAATTCAGATTCAGTTTCAGCACGTTGGCAGCGGTTTGGCGAGTCGCGATGGAAAGCCACTTTCGCACTTCACGATCGCTGGCAAAGATAACGTGTTTGTGCCTGCCGAAGCGGTCATCCAGGGTGACAGTATCTTCGTCCATAGCGATCAAGTCCAACATCCGACAAACGTTCGTTTCGCTTGGGGCAACGCAGACCGACCCAATTTGATGAACCGCGAAGGCTTACCGGCGTCATCATTTCGCACCGATAACCTCTCGACCCATTTGGGGAACGGAATTGAATAG
- a CDS encoding ABC transporter ATP-binding protein: MVLVFMAFGRRTIDRRRRVLYSTQQADLVTSTAASRRAAEHLREARKPTEAFGSRVHRRLRGRWFSLVPVKRRTLVGVSGAMFLVVLLLLIAHYASVAWPSIANRPEIARPLRLDRADSFGKWVEAILLALSAGASLLIYQVRRYRIDDYVGQYRLWRLVIITLVLASVHSLVGVVDWAGAILDSMLGQRVALAGNDWLRVVLSLGGAILALRMIAEVRRSTWSLLTMIATWTFLAIPASANWNFISVDTLNKWTVVTCLPLVASATLFASLGGYLRMLVRQVRKLDEKDSIADRLEEFKQKWLTRSKDSNVEEQPSEKTGPRKPEPRLTKQAEPTPTLEADAVDEPAKKKRRWFGLRAAKTESTPNADTDSAASDEEPAKHDDLADDLALPEASGGDAGIKKRRFSLGFLKRKPKSPAATDEEASDGLADEDEAPVAAAQPRKPPLQANRRRQEDLGDSDDGNPSVQQEDVDWDSLSKTERRRLRKQLKRQGRAA, from the coding sequence GTGGTTTTAGTATTTATGGCGTTTGGGCGACGCACGATCGATCGTCGGCGACGGGTTCTGTATTCAACTCAGCAAGCCGATCTGGTTACTTCGACGGCGGCTAGTCGCCGGGCAGCCGAGCATTTGCGCGAAGCTCGAAAGCCTACGGAGGCGTTTGGGTCGCGGGTTCATCGGCGGCTTCGCGGTCGATGGTTCTCGCTCGTTCCCGTTAAACGACGCACGCTCGTTGGCGTCTCAGGGGCGATGTTTTTAGTCGTATTGCTGCTTTTGATTGCCCATTATGCCTCTGTCGCTTGGCCATCGATTGCCAATCGTCCCGAGATTGCGCGTCCCCTTAGGCTCGATCGGGCCGATAGTTTCGGGAAATGGGTTGAAGCGATTTTGTTGGCCCTGTCGGCGGGGGCCTCATTGCTGATCTATCAAGTACGGCGCTACCGGATCGACGATTACGTGGGGCAATACCGATTGTGGCGTTTGGTCATTATCACCCTGGTGTTGGCGAGTGTGCATTCGTTGGTGGGTGTGGTCGATTGGGCAGGCGCGATCTTGGACAGCATGCTCGGACAACGCGTGGCATTGGCAGGAAACGATTGGCTTCGAGTCGTCCTTTCGCTTGGAGGAGCGATTCTGGCGCTACGGATGATCGCCGAAGTCCGTCGCTCGACTTGGTCTTTGCTGACAATGATCGCCACTTGGACCTTCCTTGCTATACCGGCGAGTGCCAATTGGAACTTCATCTCGGTCGACACCTTGAACAAATGGACGGTGGTAACCTGTTTGCCCCTCGTCGCGTCGGCGACTCTGTTTGCTTCGCTCGGTGGCTACTTAAGAATGCTTGTTCGGCAAGTACGTAAGTTAGACGAAAAGGATTCGATCGCTGACCGCTTGGAAGAATTCAAACAAAAATGGCTGACACGATCCAAGGATTCCAATGTCGAAGAACAGCCAAGCGAAAAAACAGGACCACGAAAGCCGGAACCAAGGCTCACAAAGCAAGCAGAACCAACGCCAACCCTCGAAGCCGATGCAGTGGATGAGCCGGCGAAGAAGAAGCGGCGATGGTTTGGGTTAAGAGCAGCCAAGACAGAATCGACTCCAAACGCGGATACTGATTCGGCCGCCAGCGATGAAGAGCCTGCCAAGCATGATGACTTGGCTGATGACTTGGCGCTACCGGAAGCGAGCGGCGGCGACGCGGGTATCAAGAAACGCCGCTTCTCACTTGGCTTTTTAAAGCGAAAGCCGAAGTCGCCCGCAGCGACCGATGAGGAAGCGAGTGACGGCCTAGCCGACGAGGATGAAGCTCCGGTCGCTGCTGCGCAGCCTCGCAAGCCGCCCCTCCAAGCGAATCGTCGACGCCAAGAAGATCTCGGTGACAGCGACGATGGGAACCCGTCCGTTCAGCAAGAGGATGTCGATTGGGATTCTCTTAGTAAGACCGAACGGCGGCGTTTGCGAAAGCAGCTTAAACGCCAAGGGCGTGCTGCATAA
- a CDS encoding penicillin-binding protein activator LpoB: protein MKINVNFYGYLASIVLFTIFSGCAGRQYSHLLMDDDVDMVGSHAAGAATWNPLVDESVAKLLGRCPPAVQTVGFDLAGQATIGQLAGHLPQSSEIGSALATGPASVCFIGIENKSAEELLDFKDQLYERIDSQINSAETFRCISRRMVDAALLETRLRPDSLFLPENRQIFAASLGRAGTPVDYLLYATITSGTTDRNKSSQRDYVLTLEMVNLHTGDFLKESAKIRKGYSKARTGKWWNYGPFGQADG, encoded by the coding sequence ATGAAAATAAATGTTAATTTTTATGGCTATTTAGCCTCGATTGTCTTGTTCACAATTTTCAGCGGTTGTGCGGGGCGCCAGTATTCCCATTTGCTGATGGATGACGATGTCGACATGGTTGGCAGTCATGCGGCGGGCGCGGCGACTTGGAACCCGCTTGTCGATGAATCGGTCGCCAAACTGCTGGGGCGATGCCCGCCCGCGGTCCAAACGGTCGGCTTTGATTTGGCTGGCCAGGCGACGATTGGGCAATTAGCCGGTCACCTTCCGCAAAGCAGCGAGATCGGTTCGGCACTGGCCACGGGACCGGCGAGCGTTTGCTTTATTGGGATTGAGAACAAAAGTGCGGAAGAGTTGCTTGACTTCAAGGACCAGCTCTACGAGCGAATCGACTCACAAATCAACTCAGCCGAGACGTTTCGCTGCATCAGCCGGCGGATGGTTGATGCAGCATTATTGGAAACCCGTCTGCGCCCCGATTCATTGTTCTTGCCAGAAAACCGGCAGATCTTTGCAGCATCCTTGGGCCGAGCCGGAACGCCAGTCGACTATTTGCTCTACGCCACGATCACAAGTGGCACGACGGATCGCAACAAGAGCAGCCAACGCGATTATGTGTTGACGCTGGAAATGGTCAATCTGCACACTGGCGATTTCTTGAAGGAGTCTGCGAAGATTCGCAAGGGATATTCTAAGGCCAGAACTGGAAAATGGTGGAATTACGGCCCATTCGGCCAAGCGGATGGTTAG
- the ileS gene encoding isoleucine--tRNA ligase, which produces MSDSLSPFRAPASSPNFPNLELDVLKFWDEQNIYETSLTQRADAPSFVFYEGPPTANGMPHPGHCLTRSIKDLFPRYKTMRGYRCERKAGWDTHGLPVEVEVGKELGIHSKEEIEQYGIEPFIQKCQQSVWRYMQQWQQLTRRLGFWVDLEQAYVTYHQSYVESVWWSLKNLFERGLLYQGHKIVWWWAQGGTALSAGEVGQGYREVADPSVYVLFPLHDSNRSLVVWTTTPWTLPSNMYAAVHPELEYCVVRDDELEQELIIASALVETIATKLKRELPVIETISGQSLVGKRYVPPFDNYYKTLGEETGKLRSGESEHLMWRVVSANFVTTESGSGIVHQAPAFGEVDYEVLVSEQARFIETDRPELLCAVAPNGKFNDEFPEMKGTWVKDADKPISRLLREANRLLLLEQYLHEYPFCWRADEDPLIQYPRQSWFIRTTKFRDLMLKNNSQIGWQPEHIRDGRFGNFLESNVDWALSRERYWGTPLPIWVCENTGRAEAICNYDELLAKPDVRGTEVWEKAKAETPELADDLKVHKPYIDAITYASPFAEGARMQRVTEVIDCWYDSGAMPFAQWGWPQHNNERFRDQFPADFISEALDQTRGWFYSQLAISTMLFGDGASIRDESLPLENKLSGSKATDEMLSDQAFPHPYRNCIVLGLMLGEDGKKMSKSKKNYREPNEIFDKYGADALRWFFFAGQPPWTAIQYREQSIKDSIPEFLLRLWNVFSFFSIYAEIDGFDPTTAKDADEQLTPESFASSPTYRDIKERSEIDRWIVSELNRTIEIVVSRMDALDNYNACQALTSFVDALSNWYVRRSRDRFWDSEKESPDKYDAYWTLYETLLQTTKLIAPFVPFLAETLWQQLTAPFSEQVKKSVHLCDYPEGHSDRVDTNLSTSMRLLREIASLGRAARADAKLKVRLPLSKVEVVLTDDSQIAWLKTHDSLIREELNVKAVNYTTDGEQYVQYNVVPNFKRLGPRVGRNIPAVKKALSQADGNSLLASLSRDGSVKIELPDGASIELDDQDIEVRLQAKPGWAAAQGSGCVVVLNTEVTDELRQEGVAKDLIRTIQNQRKEIKCDYTDRIVVAVVTTDADVLAAVKQHRDLICGETLTSNLTDSAIDSVSPIDTEFGQIFVQRETLL; this is translated from the coding sequence ATGTCTGATTCGCTCAGCCCGTTTCGTGCTCCCGCCAGTAGTCCCAACTTCCCAAATCTCGAACTTGACGTCTTGAAGTTCTGGGACGAGCAAAACATCTATGAGACCTCGTTGACCCAACGAGCGGATGCTCCGTCATTCGTTTTCTATGAAGGCCCACCGACCGCCAACGGCATGCCTCACCCGGGGCACTGTTTGACGCGTAGCATCAAGGATTTATTCCCCCGTTACAAAACGATGCGTGGTTACCGCTGTGAGCGAAAAGCAGGCTGGGACACGCATGGTTTGCCGGTCGAAGTGGAGGTCGGCAAAGAACTGGGCATCCATAGCAAGGAAGAGATCGAACAATACGGTATCGAACCGTTCATCCAAAAATGCCAACAAAGTGTTTGGCGGTATATGCAGCAGTGGCAACAACTTACCCGCCGACTGGGGTTTTGGGTCGATCTTGAGCAGGCCTATGTGACCTACCATCAAAGCTACGTCGAAAGCGTTTGGTGGAGTCTAAAAAACCTGTTCGAACGGGGCCTTTTATACCAAGGCCACAAAATCGTTTGGTGGTGGGCGCAGGGCGGCACGGCATTGTCCGCAGGTGAAGTTGGACAAGGATACCGCGAAGTCGCCGACCCAAGCGTCTACGTGCTGTTCCCTTTGCACGATTCAAACCGCTCTTTGGTCGTTTGGACGACGACGCCATGGACACTGCCGAGCAACATGTACGCTGCCGTTCACCCCGAACTGGAATATTGCGTCGTCCGAGATGATGAACTGGAACAGGAACTGATCATTGCATCGGCGCTGGTCGAAACGATCGCCACAAAGTTGAAACGTGAATTACCAGTGATCGAAACGATCTCGGGTCAATCGTTGGTCGGAAAACGCTACGTACCACCGTTCGACAACTACTACAAGACTCTTGGCGAAGAAACGGGAAAACTTCGTAGTGGCGAGAGCGAGCATTTAATGTGGCGAGTGGTCTCAGCCAATTTTGTTACGACCGAATCGGGTAGTGGCATCGTTCATCAAGCACCCGCGTTTGGCGAAGTCGATTACGAGGTACTCGTGAGCGAGCAAGCGCGTTTCATTGAAACCGATCGACCGGAATTGCTGTGTGCGGTTGCCCCGAACGGTAAATTCAATGACGAATTCCCAGAGATGAAAGGGACATGGGTTAAGGATGCCGACAAACCGATTTCACGCCTGTTACGTGAAGCGAACCGGCTGCTTCTGCTTGAACAATACCTTCACGAGTACCCGTTCTGTTGGCGCGCTGACGAAGACCCACTGATTCAATACCCACGACAAAGTTGGTTCATTCGCACAACCAAATTTCGCGACTTGATGCTGAAGAACAACTCTCAAATCGGTTGGCAGCCCGAGCATATTCGCGATGGACGCTTTGGCAACTTCTTGGAATCGAACGTCGATTGGGCACTCTCGCGAGAACGCTACTGGGGTACGCCGCTGCCAATCTGGGTTTGTGAAAACACCGGACGCGCCGAAGCGATTTGCAATTACGACGAATTGTTGGCCAAACCCGACGTCCGTGGAACGGAGGTATGGGAAAAGGCAAAAGCGGAAACTCCCGAACTCGCTGACGACTTAAAGGTCCATAAACCCTACATCGACGCCATCACCTACGCGTCCCCCTTCGCCGAAGGTGCGCGGATGCAGCGAGTTACCGAGGTCATCGATTGCTGGTACGACTCCGGTGCAATGCCGTTCGCCCAATGGGGTTGGCCGCAGCACAACAACGAGCGTTTCCGTGATCAATTCCCCGCCGATTTCATCAGCGAAGCACTCGATCAAACTCGAGGTTGGTTCTACAGCCAGTTGGCAATCAGCACGATGTTGTTCGGCGACGGTGCATCGATCCGCGATGAATCGCTGCCTCTGGAAAACAAACTCAGCGGTTCCAAGGCAACGGACGAAATGCTTTCCGACCAAGCATTCCCGCATCCTTACCGTAACTGCATCGTGCTCGGTTTGATGCTCGGCGAAGACGGCAAGAAGATGAGCAAGAGCAAAAAGAACTACCGCGAACCGAACGAGATCTTTGACAAATACGGCGCCGATGCTCTGCGCTGGTTCTTCTTCGCCGGGCAACCACCATGGACCGCGATCCAATATCGAGAACAATCGATCAAAGACTCGATCCCCGAATTTTTGCTCCGACTTTGGAATGTGTTCAGCTTCTTCAGCATCTATGCCGAAATTGATGGGTTTGATCCGACAACCGCCAAAGATGCGGACGAACAATTAACACCAGAGTCTTTCGCCTCGTCACCCACCTATCGAGACATCAAAGAGCGAAGCGAAATCGATCGCTGGATCGTCTCGGAACTCAACCGCACGATCGAGATCGTCGTTTCGCGAATGGACGCACTCGATAACTACAACGCCTGTCAAGCGTTGACTTCGTTCGTCGATGCGCTCAGCAATTGGTATGTTCGCCGCAGCCGAGATCGATTCTGGGATAGCGAAAAGGAATCACCAGACAAGTACGATGCGTATTGGACGCTCTACGAGACGTTGCTTCAAACCACCAAATTGATCGCTCCGTTCGTCCCGTTCTTGGCAGAGACGTTGTGGCAACAATTGACGGCACCGTTTTCGGAGCAGGTGAAGAAGAGTGTCCACCTTTGCGATTACCCCGAAGGACATTCCGATCGAGTTGATACGAATTTGTCAACAAGCATGAGACTGCTTCGCGAGATCGCCTCGCTCGGTCGTGCGGCTCGAGCGGATGCGAAATTGAAGGTTCGATTGCCGCTTTCGAAGGTCGAAGTCGTACTGACGGACGATTCGCAAATCGCGTGGCTGAAGACGCACGATTCGCTCATCCGTGAAGAATTGAACGTCAAAGCGGTCAACTACACAACCGATGGCGAGCAATATGTCCAGTACAATGTTGTGCCAAATTTCAAACGCTTGGGCCCTCGCGTCGGAAGAAACATCCCAGCGGTGAAAAAGGCATTGAGCCAAGCCGACGGCAATTCGTTGCTCGCGTCACTTAGCCGCGATGGCAGTGTGAAAATTGAGTTACCCGATGGCGCATCGATCGAGCTCGATGATCAAGATATCGAAGTTCGCTTGCAAGCCAAGCCTGGTTGGGCTGCCGCGCAAGGCAGTGGATGCGTGGTGGTGCTGAACACCGAAGTGACCGACGAACTGAGGCAAGAGGGTGTCGCGAAAGATCTGATTCGTACGATCCAAAACCAACGCAAAGAGATAAAATGCGACTATACCGACCGGATCGTGGTGGCGGTCGTCACGACCGATGCCGATGTTTTGGCAGCCGTCAAACAACATCGTGATTTGATTTGCGGTGAAACGTTGACCAGCAATCTGACCGATTCCGCAATCGACTCGGTCTCGCCGATCGACACCGAGTTTGGTCAGATTTTTGTGCAAAGGGAAACACTCCTATGA